The sequence AAAAGTTAAAGTTTAAGGGTTAATAGTCATATTAACTGACATTCTGAGAAATAATACTTTTAATGGGGGTAGCTTAATGGTTGAACTTATGGCCGTTAAAGATTATGCACAACAGATTGCGGAAGCTATTGCTACTGTCGTGAAAATCGATATCGAGATAGCGGATCATAAATTAATGCGGATTGCCGGGACGGGCAGATACCAGAAGCTTGTTGGTCAATCTATGGATCGGCAAGGGTATATCTACCAGGAAGTCTTGCGGACCGGGCATCAGTTTGTTATTGAAACCCCGGGGATACATCCTTTGTGTGCCCCGTGTAAGGCGCGGGGGAATTGCTCTGAGAAGTACGAAGTTGTCTCTCCCATCAATGTCGATGATAAAGCTGTCGGGGCGATTGGATTGATCTGCTTCACAGAGGCTCAAGCTAAACTCATTCAGGAGAATCAGCAGTCCTATCTGATTTTCTTAACTAAGATGGCGGAAACCATCGCGCTAAAGTTGAAAGAGCAAGAGTTTTTAGCAGGGCTGGTTTCAGCGAATCACTATCTTAATTCAATTATCGATTGTTTGGAAGAAGGGCTGATAACTGTAGATCTTGAGGGGAATGTTCTCCACTATAACCAATCTGCCAAACGCTTGTTCAGTGCTAACCTGCTAACTCCCAGGACTCATTTGAAGAGCTTATTTTCCCCGCAGATAGTCTCTGACATTCTAAGGGTGGGGACTAATGTGGACGAAGTTATTGAACGAGAAGTTCAATTAGAAACCAAAAAGAATAAGGCGCAAATGATCCTAAGGGCTTTGCCCATTGATAGTGAAGGTGGAGTTAAGAGCATTGGTGTAACTCTGCGGCCATTTGATGAAATTGGACGAATTGTTCATCGCCTCTCCCTCCAAGATGCGGGATACACTATTGAGGATATTTTAGGTGTTAGTGATACGGTGCAGCAAATTCGGGAACGTGCTAAGGTTGTGGCAGCCAGCCAGTCGACAGTTCTCATTCGGGGGGAAAGCGGAACCGGCAAGGAAATGCTGGCACGCTCCATTCATAATCTGAGTTCCAGACAACAAGGGATGTTCATGGCAATTAACTGTACAGCAATCCCGGAAGCCCTTCTGGAAAGCGAGCTTTTCGGGTATGAGGAAGGTGCCTTTACCGGTGCTCGTAAAGGAGGGAAGATTGGAAAGTTTGAATTAGCCAATAAAGGTACGCTTTTTCTCGATGAAATTGGGGATATGCCTTTGTTTTTGCAGGCCAAGATTCTTCGAGTGCTGCAGGAGCGTCAGATCGAGCGGATCGGTGGCATAGTGCCCATCCCTGTCGATGTTCGAGTTATTGCAGCAACCCACCGCAACCTTGAGGAAATGATGGCTAAGGGAGAGTTTCGAGAAGATCTCTACTATCGGATCAATGTAATCCCTATAGACATAAAACCTTTGCGGGAACGTAAGGAGGATATCCAGATTTTATGCGAACATTTTATTAATGGATTTAACCAGCGGCTTAATAAGAATGTTCGATTTTTATCGGATAGATTCCGACAAAGGTTGGTAGAATACAGCTGGCCGGGGAATGTTCGTGAATTACAGAACATCATTGAATACGCAATGAATTTGGCTAATGACTCAACCTTAACTGAGGAACACTTGTCGCCAAGGCTTAAGAACAATCAGGCCTTGAATCTGGAAGATGAATTTAATCTGGAAAAGGTTGAGCGGGAGACTATCCTGCGTTGTTATCAGATGTTTGGTGGAGGGGTTCAAGGCAAGGAAAAAGCCGCCAAAGCTTTGGGGATTGGGATAGCGACACTCTATCGCAAGCTTGCCCGTTATAACATAGAATAAGAAATCAGTGGTAGGCCTTATCAAAATGATTAGGGCCTACCAAATTGATAATTTATTATCAATTTGGTAACAAGGGTGGCTATAGGCTGGAATGAGTTTTGAGATAAGTAAGGCCTATCAATGTGATAACTTAGTTTTAGGTGCAAAAATGGGAAAGCGGGCTGTTTGCCCATTATTCGACATTATGATTAGTTGGCATGAATTTTGCACCTTTACATATGCTAAACGTTAATGGGTTCAATTAATTGGGTTCAATAATTGTTAGGGACGGGAGGAAAACAAAATGGCTTATACAGTTGTAGGAAAAAGCGTTAGAAGAGTCGATGCTGTAGCCAAAGTGACGGGCAAGGCCAAATATACGGATGATTTTTCTGAACGAAATATGTTAGTTGGGAAAATTCTGCACAGTCCCTATGCGCATGCCCTTGTTAAATCAATCGATGTCAGCAAGGCGAAAGCCCTGCCGGGGGTCGAGGCTGTTCTTACGTACAAAGATTTGCCGGATATTCGCTATGCTACAGCAATCCCGGGTATAATCGAGGCTATTGCTACTGATGACATGACTGTTGCAGAGCTTAAATATGGCACGGCGGGGCATCCCTATTCTCTTGAGGAAAATCATCGAGATAAAGAGGATCGCAATATTTTAACTCGGAAAGCTAGGTTTGTCGGAGACAATATTGCAGCAGTGGTTGCCATTGATGATTTGACCGCCTCGAAGGCTTTGAAATTAATTGAGGTGGAATACGAAGAATTAGAAGTTTTGACAAGTACTGATGCGGCCCTTAAAGAAGGAGCGCCACTCATTCATGATGATTGCGAGGGGAACATTCTATCTTCGCATGGATATGAAATAGGAAATCTTGAAGAAGCTTTACAGGAATCGGATCATGTCATTGAAGGTGAATATGAGACGAGCATTGTTCAGCACTGTCATTTAGAAAATCAAGTATCTCATGCTTATGTTGATTCGGATCGAAGAATTGTTATCATGACCTCGACCCAGATTCCCCATATTGTGCGCCGGATTGTCGCCCAATCCCTTGGGATCTCCTGGGGGCGGGTACGGGTGATCAAGCCTTATGTAGGGGGCGGGTTCGGTAATAAGCAGGATGTCTGTATTGAGCCCTTAAATGCCGCTATGAGCTTAGCGGTCGGTGGTCGACCTGTAAGATTAGAACTGTCCCGTGAAGAGGCGATGATTGATACACGTACTCGCCATGCCTTTAAGTTTAAAATCCGGACAGGGATTAATAATGATGGAAAAATCAATGGTATTCATATATCCGCCGTCTCCAACACGGGAGCTTATGCATCCCACGGACATTCCATTGCCAGCAGCGGGGGAGGAAAGTTCCGTTACCTTTACCCGACTAAGGCCTTAAAATATGATC comes from Desulfosporosinus meridiei DSM 13257 and encodes:
- a CDS encoding sigma-54 interaction domain-containing protein produces the protein MVELMAVKDYAQQIAEAIATVVKIDIEIADHKLMRIAGTGRYQKLVGQSMDRQGYIYQEVLRTGHQFVIETPGIHPLCAPCKARGNCSEKYEVVSPINVDDKAVGAIGLICFTEAQAKLIQENQQSYLIFLTKMAETIALKLKEQEFLAGLVSANHYLNSIIDCLEEGLITVDLEGNVLHYNQSAKRLFSANLLTPRTHLKSLFSPQIVSDILRVGTNVDEVIEREVQLETKKNKAQMILRALPIDSEGGVKSIGVTLRPFDEIGRIVHRLSLQDAGYTIEDILGVSDTVQQIRERAKVVAASQSTVLIRGESGTGKEMLARSIHNLSSRQQGMFMAINCTAIPEALLESELFGYEEGAFTGARKGGKIGKFELANKGTLFLDEIGDMPLFLQAKILRVLQERQIERIGGIVPIPVDVRVIAATHRNLEEMMAKGEFREDLYYRINVIPIDIKPLRERKEDIQILCEHFINGFNQRLNKNVRFLSDRFRQRLVEYSWPGNVRELQNIIEYAMNLANDSTLTEEHLSPRLKNNQALNLEDEFNLEKVERETILRCYQMFGGGVQGKEKAAKALGIGIATLYRKLARYNIE